Part of the Esox lucius isolate fEsoLuc1 chromosome 25, fEsoLuc1.pri, whole genome shotgun sequence genome, GGAGAAGTCTTTTACATATCAACTAGCACAGGAACCTGCTAACCTACAGCTATACCTCCCACACTTTCCTGTTCTCCTGGCACTGTGGTTAAAGGCTACTATTATTATACAGGTAGTAGATGAATATAGAATTCCAGTAATCATTATAGTAAAGTAATATACTAatattttgttctttgttgGTTTAAAAATTAACTTTCCAGCCTAATGCAGTTTTTGTAATCTTATTTTTGTATAATAAAGGTATGCACAgtactatatatataaaaaaagcaCTGTGTGCTTATTTCATGGAATATTTTTCATTGATTTACCTGAGCCTTCTTTGGCccctgaaaaatgtaaaatgtttgcaaacAGCCCTGATCACCTGATGGATGTAAATATAAGCTGGAACACAGTATATAGTTGTTAGGTTGTGGTTTCTCTTCATGACAACACCACCAGAAACACCTCAAGCACTAGATGAGATATTAATCACTAGTTAGCATAAGAATTCCAACCTTGATTAAAGTATGTAAAATTTATGAATAGGACTCATTGGAATTGCatttattgaatacattttggtgcattgttattcacttccaggtcttgtgtttgttttctcacCCCTccttttgttctttctttctgtctttctttctcacacacaccttaaccTCACTGCATCCTGAGGTCAGTCACTTGTCTGTGTCACAGTTTCTCAATAATCCAGCAATTATAcagtaatacatttgttttattttgtggcGTGAGGTATTCTTAtttaaatagaataaaatagAAAGGCTTAGTTGGAATATAAGAGAATATAAAATAGAATATTTATACTCATATGGTAACTGTGGAAACATGTCGGGGATAAGGAGCACTTGCTTTTCCAACTAACAGACATATTTTCTGATCCTTTCCTCTCTAAAACAACTCTCAAGTTTGAGGAATCTTGAAGGTTTGAGTCAATCATTAGTATGAGTTTGTTACAAACTTCATCACATAAAGAACCGGACGGATACATACATCTGTGATATTCATGGTCTGATTAGTCTTTTAGATACTGATATTCCATTTCATGTTTGTGTTAAAGCAACAGTCAGGTTTTCGGACTCACAAGTGTTGTTGGTAACATCTTAATGAGAttataatcattttatttttaaattcacaGTAACAGAGATTACAGAGAACAGACTttacaagcacacaaacactaacacTTGTTGCACCCAAATGAATAACATCCTGCTAACAAGTATCAAACCCCTTGAAAGGTGTGAGATGTCCCTCATCAGGAAGACCACAAACCAAGTTCTCATACAGAAATAGCAGTCCACAAATGCCCTGTAATGAGAGTCAGTGTCATGGTCAGAGTGTCTCAGGTTGAGTGACTGCTGATTTCACCGAAAAACATTTCGCTTAAATATTTGATGTAATGGAACCATACAGAACATTGTTATCATGCATGTAAATATTTCACTACAGAAAGATCACATTTGGTGAATGTGGAAAGGCATGATACTTCAGGGTGACTTTACTGGTGACCTCTAACTGCTGTTTAGCTACTTCCTAGCCTGAGTACCAGATCAGTTTTTGTGGTCTTTATAATTTCTGTGCCCCCGGCACCAACATTTTTTGTCACTCAAAACAATGCAGTAACAGTTGTCCAGAATGTACTGTTTCCCAGTAACAATGACCTTCTCTGATCTATAACCCTCTGAACCCACTAAAGGTCTTAGTCTtaatcaaaaaaataattatcttcTACAATGTCTGTATAAGCACATCATGTCAACATTAGATAACATTTCTGTAATACTCCTATTTCTATCTGAAATTGATAATTTAATTGTTGCCCGTGATTGTAACTGCGTGTTGTTTTATACATACATCTCTTATATTCTGTTTCCTCTCAGACTAACTCTTTTCTTATACTTGGTTTCCTCAGAAGCCAAACTCAACTTCAAGTGCAACCAGTCAGTGTCCTTCACTGGTGTATTATTGGATGAGAAACCAGCTTGTAATGTGTCCCAAATATTCAGTAGTTCATTCCAGGTGAAAGACATATGCATTGTTTCATTATGTACCAAACACAGGACCAGGGTCCAAAACAATGTGGCTGTCTAACTGGGCACCAACCAATAGTAAAGAGTCCAACCTGACTGTAATATAGTTCTCATGGAATGAGATTGTTGAGCTGAGCTGATGTCACACAGGAAGCTGTTAACCAACACTGCACAGCCCTTAGTTCTTCCTTTTATATGTTGGTATAGTGCTGTATGTGTCTTAGCTGACTGATGTCTAGACAAGATTATTTAGAGGTACTTGCACACAAGAAAACAATGTACTATGGACACAGGTCCCTTTCACAAACTTAAAAGGATATTTCGACCAAATTTCTTGTTGATAACTAAAATCACTAATGTGTAGCCTAAGTTAATTTTACCCAAAAATGAAATGTCACTTTACCAAAACCTCACTGTTCACCACTGCTGCCTCTGACCTTGTGGACTATGTACAAATATAATGGTTGGAGTCTGTGCCCTGTCCAGGTTTCTTTATATAAGGATTGAAGAATTATATCAAATCAGTCGAAACATAATTTTGATATCAGATTATAAAAGTTAAAGTGGAAAATATCCCTTTTGGAACCCAAATTAGGGAATATCTTCCTTTAATCATCTATGTTACTGGATATTTCCCCACCACATTAAATACCTGCCACTCTGAACTGTCTGAGAATCTATCACTAATCTGTTTTAGTGAAAGTCTGCCCTCTTCAGGCTGCTGGGCAGAATGCACCATGTCAAGGTGGTAAAGGTCTCATTGGTATGTTTGCTGGTCTCTCATGACAGTATTCTGGATATGCTTTATATTATGATATTAtgaattaagtaaaataaatgtctactctatttcatttcattatttctATGATGTGAGAAGCCTGAGctaaagcaaaaacattatttcttgaATCCACCCAACCATTCACTGAATAGGTTATTTGCATATTCCTTCAACGTTAGCCTAAGCAGCATATATAGTGTTACATGTTTCTGTAGGCCTTACTTGTAAATGTCAAGTTTATCCTTATTTCCTTACGTATTCTGTTGAAGGCCTAGTTCTACCCTAACGATGCTTTCAGTAGAACCAAGGAATGTGGCTCATATCAATATATAGTGTGAGGAAATTTCTATAAAATACTTATAACCCCACgtattatgaatatatcattatgtAGGTTGAAGTTTaattttgtgaaatattttataatcCCACATGTCACgaatatatcattatgcatagtaaagttttaacttgtgaaacattaagaaatgttacttATGTGAAGCCCAGATACACCGGCAGCGACTCCCTACATGATCTAGTCCGCCCACACGCGCAGCTGAACAGTGAGCTGAGCCCTTACTATGATGTGCACCACAGGAAGACTCCCTAATATGATGAGTACTGTACATGTCCTGTACACGGGCAGCTGCAAACCTGAACATTTATGACTATGATAAGTACTCTACATGTCCTGTACACGGACAGATGCAAACCTGAAAATTTATAACTGTGATAAGTTCATTGGAGGGGTGACCCAAAAATGAACCATAAAGTTGTCAAGAGTaagcacattttaattaagAACATGCAGAAAGAACTAGAGAACAAGGGAAAAGGGCCCCAACTCAGGGGACTCTTCAAAGATGGTCAGATggtgttctgggtagaagtttttgtataaaagccacgGTCCTGAGCTCAGTAGTTACagggggtgtatctgcagaaggacctggctttAACGTGTATGATCTTTCATTAAAGTcgattggattcacaagtttctGAGTTGAAGTGCTCTTTGTTTTATTCGTTGTGGACTTGGGTTTTCCACGACAATAGTTAGGTGTTTATGTCCACCCCCTGTTTGTGACCTCGGCAGATGTGTTTGTGATTTAGTAACTTCAAAGTAACAGTCCTTTTCTAAGCTGTGTTTCTGTAGAAACCACACCTGTACAAGTAAATGTCTTTTCTGAGCAAAGAGGATGAACAAAATAGTATAACAAGGTGCCCCTAGACATTTTAATGCTGATTCTGTATCTTAAAGACAACTAATCTCCATTGCAGAATTTGACAATTTCAGACATTTTTACATCATGGTAAAAGACAAGATTCTAACATTCACTGTGCTGTATTTCATTCATGTTTGGACTTTGGGTGTGGACTGTTACAACAACATGGTAAGTTACAACAACATTCTACACATAAGAGTTTACTGTGTAGAAAAACCAACACCTTTTGGACCATtttctgtcttccaatcactgGAGATTTGCCTCCCTCAGCATGAGATTTTGTACCTTTCAACATGGCTCTTAACTTTCAATGGCAAATACAAGGGATGTATTAAAGATGCTTGAGAAGGTGAACaactatttttttaaagaagaaaGACACAGTGACTAACCAAATGACAGCCCAAATTGGACCAGTCCTGACGACCTAAACCTGATGGAGAGTAAATTATTTCCACAAACTTGCAGTCAGATGCTAATTCCATAAACACTCAGGTTTTTTGCCAAAATACCTTCATCAAAGCAGCACTgctaaaaataataatgcagGACATCCCACAAATACTAcatgaatgtgttttaaaatgtttggtgtTATCTCCGAAAAGGGaacaatttaaaaatatctacTGGGAAAAAATTAGTAATGGAAATAAATGATGTCCAAATTACTGTAGCCTGCAGTATAAAATAACCACCCGTGGCCCCTACCTGGTTGTCcctctggtcatgcttctgacctggattaggttttatagactctggacacaacccaaatgcatttactaattattacaacttgtactcttaacccagcacagccagaagaggactggtcacccctctggacctcttagggagtttttcctggccactgtACTTtctgacatctgctgatgtaaaaagggctttataaatacatttgattgatttaaactATTAGAAGGAATGGGGGCTCCCTTTGTTTCAGAACAGATCCAATCCTTCTTTGAATGCTGTTATAGAAGTCCTGATCTGTATCTAATGGGATATCAGACCATACTGCTTTTCTCCATAACTCAAGGGTCTAGATTTTGTGCTCCTCATTATAACATTAAATTCTACTGTGATGTTGAAGGCTGTGCTTTCCACAGCTGTTCTTGTTTGTTGTTGCAATTTGGCCTTATTCTGCAAaagatattattattacaaagtAATGAACCATTTCTCTTCTttaaatgagacaaaaaatagTCAAGAAATGTAATTTGTCACACTTTATTTAGTAAAATGGAAGCGCTTCCCTTAACTAATGACTCAGCAAATTAGCAAACACACTCAATTTGGAAACATATTAATCCCCAGAGATAAATTCTCTCATTTTGAAAACATCATGAAACCAACTCTGTTATTTGGACAAAGCATTAATTaagaaataaatcaataaagacataaaaaaaaaaaaaactagaaatTGTTTAACAAACATATTCCAGACCTTTGCTTTCACACCCGTGACATAAAGTACAGGGGAGGAAGAGGTTACTGAGGAAGGAAGGATTTCGGGGGTGGAAGAAGAAGTTGGGAGGGGGGTGATGACAAAAGGCTGTAATTCATtcataattaatacatttgataacAGAAGTATGTTGCATCCATACAGTATGTGTCTTGGTCTGATACACAGATTAGAACAACCACCTCACTAATGTACTTCCATGTTTCATAATGAGGTCTGTATGTGACATCAGTCAGTAAACCCTTAAAGGTAATACAATGCAAACTACAGACACTGaacatgttattattattacattttgtaattttaagAAGCATCAACAGCCTATGTGGTTGAATTAAATTCACTTTATAGatgacattttcttaatattTGATTGGCTTGTCACTACAGATTATACTCTGCTGAATGACTGACCATTTTGCAATTCAGATTACTTAAGGGTTTTTTAGTACTATTTAGTTTGTACACAGTTTTGCACCAAAGgctattatctttttttttactcacagcAGTAATTTTGAAGACTTCGTAGGGTGGAATCAACACCTCTCTTTGACTGTTCCCCAAACCAGGGTAAGACTGTAGGTATGCgccaaaacatgtaaatatttcAAAGCAGGACTCTTCTCCAAATATTTTATTACTATTGTTATCCAGGGAGCTGGATGCAAAATATCCAAATCTCATCTCTTTGTTAACTTCACCAATATATATGTCCTTTGTTCTTCTGTATGAGGTTATACATTCCGGGTCCTTTTCCTTCAAAAGACGGACAGCATCAGTGAGCCAGAAATGTAGAGTATGGTACTGGAAGGTTGTTGTATACTGATTCTTTTGGGTGCGGACGTCTTCGTTGAATTTATCATATATCGGGGGTTTCTTAGCTGTATATGCACAGATGGCCTTGATGTGGTCATTTTCAAGTTCAGCATCATTAAActtgtctttgtcttttttgaATCGTTCCTTTACATCATTTAGACATGTCTTTGCCTCGTTCCAACTGTCTTTAAATGGGTTCTgcttcatttcttttttaagaTATTCCTTTACTTTGTCCTTCATTTCTACAGTGCATCCATCATACATGTCATCAACAGCCTCCAGGACCATTGATAAGGGGATTTCCTTAGGAGAATATTTACCAGGAGAACCCTAAACAcatacattcatttattcatggCAGGTTGTGTGCACATGTCtatcatgttgttgtttttccataCTAAACCACACAAgaatatttaatgaaaatggTGGGCTTGTCCTTTCAAACAGATCACCCTTCCAACTGTACAGTATTGGATGCATCTATGATACATTAATGAACTGACTAATAGCTCCCCCTGCTGTGTAACAACATCAAGATGGGGTGATATATCTCAATTTCTGCATAAGATGTCGTAAGTTATAAACTAACTGCTGTTACTAGGGTTGGACAAAGTTATGAAACCATAAACACTGAGTATCCAATATGTCTGACAGTTATGAAACCATAAACACTGAGTATCTAATATTACTGTCAGTTGTGATGCCATAAACACTGAGTATCTAACATTATTGTCAGTTATGATACTCTAAACACTGAATATCTAATATCACTGTCAGTTATGATACTCTAAACACTGAGTATCTAATATCACTGTCAGTTATGAAACCATAAACACTGAGTATCAAATATCACTGTCATTTATGATACTCTAAACACTGAGTATCTAATATCACTGTCAGTTATGATACTCTAAACACTGAGTATCTAATATCACTGTCAGTTATGATACTCTAAACACTGAGTATCTAATATCACTGTCAGTTATGATACTCTAAACACTGAGTATCTAATATCACTGTCAGTTATGATACTCTAAACACTGAGTATCTAATATCACTGTCAGTTATGATACTCTAAACACTGAGTATCTAATATCACTGTCAGTTATGATACTCTAAACACTGAGTATCTAATATCACTGTCAGTTATGATACTCTAAACACTGAGTATCTAATATCACTGTCAGTTATGATACTCTAAACACTGAGTATCTAATATCACTGTCAGTTATGATACTCTAAACACTGATTATCTAATATCACTGTCAGTTATGATACTCTAAACACTGAGTATCTAATATCACTGTCAGTTATGATACTCTAAACACTGAGTATCTAATATCACTGTCAGTTATGATACTCTAAACACTGAGTATCCAATGTTACTGTCCTGTTGATGCCTTTGTGTCACATGAAGAATTGGAGCCCCCCATCTACTGACCATAATTTACACATTAAgtgaaaatattattgttattattattggttCTGGTTCTTTTCATTTGGAAGATACTCATTATTTACCTTCTTCTTCATTTCTACAGTGCATCCATCATAGCTGTCATCAACAGACTCCAGGACCATTGATAAGGGGATTTCATTATGGGGAGAATTTAGACCCGGAAAACCCTTTAAAAATAGAtaggaaacaaaaataaaacataaatgtattcATGGCTGGTTGTGTGCACATGTCTACCATGCTCTTGTTTTTACATACTAAACCACACAACAATTTAGATATACATGGTGGGTTTGTCCTCTGAAACAGATCACCCTTCCATCTCTAATTTATGCATCTATGATATACTAAATAACTGACTAATAGCTTCCCCTGTTGTGTAACTCCACCCAGATGGGGTGAGTTTTCTCAATTTCTGTATAAGATGTAGTAAGTTATAAACTACCTGTTTTTACTATGGTTGGACATAGTTATGAAACCATAAACACTGagtgtgctagtcacagtttgtccataatgaacatcatgttcaagcataagggtgtccatcagtgcaggtggcaccaggacaccctaggccgcaggtcgatgatcgactttgttgttgtttcatctgacctgcggccatatgtcttggacactcgggtgaagggaggggcggagctgtcaactgatcaccacctggtggtgagttggatccgatggtgggggaggaagctggacagactcggcaggcccaagcgtactgtaagggtctgctgggaacgtctggccgagtctcctgtcagagagatctttaactcccacctccggcagagcttcggctggatcccgagggaggctggagatattgagtccgagtggaccatgttctccactgccattgtcgaagcggccgctcggagctgtggtcgtaaggtctccggtgcctgtcgaggcggcaatccccgaacccggcgGTGGACagcggaagtaagggatgccgtcaagctgaagaaggagtcctatcaggcctggttggcttgtgggactcctgaggcagctgacggtaccgacaggccaagcgggctgcagccctggtggttgtggaggcaaaaactcgggcctgggaggagttcggtgagtccatggagaaggactatcggctggcctcgaagaggttctggcaaaccatccggcgcttcaggagagggaaacagtgccctaccaacgctgtttacagtagaggtgggcagctgttgacctcaactggggatgtcgtcgggcggtggaaggaatacttcgaggatctcctcaatcccgctgtcacgtcttccattaaggaagcagaggatgagggctcagaggtggactcgtccatcacccgggctgaagtcacagaggtggtcaagaaactcctcggtggcaaggcaccgggggtggatgagatccgccctgagtacctcaagtctctggatgttgtggggctgtcttggttgacacgcctgtgcaacatcgcgtggcggtcggggataACCTTAATATCTTTTTGTAGTTTAGTGCATTGAGATAGCAGAAATGgcaaaaatatttaacaaactGAGACATTGTAAccctaacgagtcacatgacaccggggagggaaaatggctcaTTGGgcgtactcacttttgttgccagtggtttagacattaatggctgtgtgttgagttattttgaggggacagcaaatttacactgttatac contains:
- the LOC106024943 gene encoding ecto-ADP-ribosyltransferase 5-like isoform X2, with the protein product MARDKILYFAVLFLFNAFTLSVYLMMGFPGLNSPHNEIPLSMVLESVDDSYDGCTVEMKKKGSPGKYSPKEIPLSMVLEAVDDMYDGCTVEMKDKVKEYLKKEMKQNPFKDSWNEAKTCLNDVKERFKKDKDKFNDAELENDHIKAICAYTAKKPPIYDKFNEDVRTQKNQYTTTFQYHTLHFWLTDAVRLLKEKDPECITSYRRTKDIYIGEVNKEMRFGYFASSSLDNNSNKIFGEESCFEIFTCFGAYLQSYPGLGNSQREVLIPPYEVFKITAVSKKKDNSLWCKTVYKLNSTKKPLSNLNCKMVSHSAEYNL
- the LOC106024943 gene encoding ecto-ADP-ribosyltransferase 5-like isoform X1, which codes for MILNLDFRATANNLYTNVSFTGSDIVMARDKILYFAVLFLFNAFTLSVYLMMGFPGLNSPHNEIPLSMVLESVDDSYDGCTVEMKKKGSPGKYSPKEIPLSMVLEAVDDMYDGCTVEMKDKVKEYLKKEMKQNPFKDSWNEAKTCLNDVKERFKKDKDKFNDAELENDHIKAICAYTAKKPPIYDKFNEDVRTQKNQYTTTFQYHTLHFWLTDAVRLLKEKDPECITSYRRTKDIYIGEVNKEMRFGYFASSSLDNNSNKIFGEESCFEIFTCFGAYLQSYPGLGNSQREVLIPPYEVFKITAVSKKKDNSLWCKTVYKLNSTKKPLSNLNCKMVSHSAEYNL